The nucleotide sequence AGAAATTCGAATCGATTGAGTTAAACAATAACTTTACTGAAGAGGAAATAAGTGATTTACACAAACTGAATGAATTCTTTCAAACTCAAATGTGTGGAAGTGCCAGCAACTTTAAATCTTGCATTTACTCTAATCTTCCTGATTTACTTGAATATGGCTATGATGCGATATTGGAGAACGTAGATTTCGATAAGCAACAAAAGTTATACTCAGATTTCCAATCCGACTTATTTTTACAAATATGGGACTTTTGTCAATCTGGAAATTTTCATGAAAAAGTGACTTATAAGTCCTTATGCCTCAATACTGATGGGAAATACCTCCAGTTTTTAAAGGACCTATCGGATAGAAACCCGGACTTAAAAGAATATTATGATAGGATGTTTGATTCGGGAGATTGGGAACCAACTGGACTACTCCAAGGAAGAATCTATACGAATCCTGGATATTATGATTTAGATGATCCAAGTATTCAGGTTCTGATCGCAGTTCAATTCTTGACCCAGAATGATCAGCAAAAAAGAAAAGAAATCTGGACTGATACCACCCAGTGAGATAAGATTATATGTGTATCCGTAAGAGTGCACGTAATAAAATATGACAATACGTGTCATTAAATTTCAAGGTATCAGGATAGTTGTTTTCTTGCATAAAAACAAGAAAAGCTATGAACCTTATAGAATTTACGGGCCATTTCCCAGATGAGGAAAGTTGTGAACAATACATCAAGAAATACCGTGAGAAAAGCGGTATACGGTGCAAAAACAGTGAGAAGATAACCCGACACTATTGGTTTGCCAACGGCAGGTTTTTCGAATGCAGCAGTTGTCGGAGACGTTCTTCTCTTAAATCAGGGACGGTAATGGAAAACAGCAAGCTTCCGCTCCGTATCTGGCTATTGGCCATGCTGTTTATGTCGGCGACCAAGAAAGGGTTTTCCTGCCTTGAGCTCCAGCGGCAACTGGGGCTTAGCCGATATGAGACCACTTTCCGTCTGATGCACAGGATACGGTCAGCCATGGGACAACGAGATGAGCTTTATATCCTCAGTGACATGATTGAATATGACGAGTGTTATATGGAAACCGTACAGGAGAACCAGATCTTGGGTCAGCTTAAACGTGGAAAAGGCAGCCAGAAACAGACCGCAGTAGCGGTGGCGGCCGAATCGGTACCCTTGGAAGACCTGGATTCCGGGCAGAAAACAAAGCGCTGTGGCTATTTCAAAATGAGGGTCATGGACAAAGTGGACTGCGAGAGTGTCAATGCCTTTATCCGGGCCAATACCGTAGGGGATGTGGTACTGTTTACAGACAAGAACACGGCCTACTCGAAAATAGAGGAAGTGGTGGCCACCCATTTGGCCGTTCCATCGGGAAAGGAGTCCGTAAACGACACCTTAAAATGGGTACACAAAGCAATCAGTAATCTTAAAAGAACCCTGTTGGGGGTATATCACATGATAACTTATAAATATTTACAGAACTATTTAAATGAGTTTGTTTACAGATTGAACCGAAGATATTTTGGCAAAGGACTCTTTGAAAGGCTCGTTATTGCGGGCACTTACCCATACGTGCAGTAAAACGGATACACATATAAGATTATTAATAGCTAATGCTTTGAGCAGGAATGAAAAAATGAATCAGCATGCAAGAAATAGAACATAAAGTGAACCAAAGGGGGTATTGGAAGGTCTATCGGTGGATGGCTTTGGGTAATCTGTACTCATGAGAGCCGTGCTATAGAACTTTACCGACATGAAATGACCGAAAGCAGCGTTAAATACATCCATAAAAATCTAGTAAGAGCAGGATTAGTGGAGAAACCTGAAGATTATTTGTGCTCAAGCGCCAGAAACTACTCAGGACTCAAAGGGTTAATCGAGGTAGATTATTGGTGAATTTTGGTTTTTTTGCAATTGTAAATTGGCTAGGATATTAGGGTGTAATTGCAAATTACACCCAGTCACCATAGACGGTTTATTCTACACCTAGGAGGGGTTTTAATTAGCCTCTTTTTTGTTTAAACAGTATTTTTGACTTTTGGTCAACATCTCTTTTTTTATTCTCCTAAAATTTATCAATACTGTTAGGATTAATTTTTTTAATATATCTTAGAACCAACACCAGAAAAAATATTATGAAAAAGATAGTAAAAAGAATAGAATTTCCTTCCAATGATTTTACAATTGATGAAGAATTTATTAAAACTAATTTTGGTTTAGTAAAATGGGACTATGCACATGAGCAATTCCATTTTACAGATAACTATGTAGTTATGGAATATGTGCCGAATGAGAAAAAGGAAGTTAGTTTTGGGTGGTAGTCTAAAAGGATAATTGGTTTTGATTATGTGCAAATATTTTAATAAACAGCAGTTACTGAGAATAGAAGTGGAGGCAAGTAAAGAGATTTATAAGAAATCGTTTTTCAATATTTGGGGAAATAAAGATGCTTCCATCTTTATGGTGTCAAATCGTTCTGGCTTGATTCTCACTTATGGAAATTCCGATACTGGATTAAGGCATATAAATGAAAGGCATTCATATGGAGTTAGGAAATGTTATTGGGAAAATGATAAGATTCAAGACCCAACCAAATTTAGTTTTAGTATAGCTCCAGTAGATTATTTATATATATGTGATCAAATCTACCTGGAAAAGAATAGAATAAAATCAAAACATGAACAATTTGAAGTTTATGAAGGAGTTTTGTCCACCTCTAAATATAAGGGGGAAAAATTTAAGCTGATCATCTATTCAAATTCTAAAGTGATACATACTTTTTTTCAGATAAAGAACACATATCCCAATAGAAAAGGTAGAAAAAGGTTGAATTTAAAAAGGGGGTATAGTTCATGTTCAGTTGATGTAGAAAGTGGTGTTGAAATATTTAAAATCCCTTATTTTGATTCTAATAATAATTTAATTGTTGAAATAATTATGAAAAGATCTAATGCATTAGGTGAAGATTGGTTTATTAGGTATAATGATGAAGATATTTTCATAGAGCGAAGAAAAGGAGTTGGTTATCCAGCTCCTTTTAGAATGAATATTATTGATTTTGAGGATGTAAGATGGATTGAACATAGGGTTAAATTATTGATAGCTTAATTTATCAATTATCTTCAACCTCTTATCATCTTCACAAATAAACTTTAACCTACCCCCATCTGGGTGTAGAAAGAGCGTTGGCCTAGGTGTAATTTGCAATTACACCTTTCTATCACTAAGAATTTGTAATTCAATTTTCATGGATTATCCCCTGCTATGGTAGAAACCTATCAGATAAGAGATCAGGAAATGCCAGAAGCAGGCTCCTGTTCTAACGAATAAAATTACGAAGCAACCTGTTTTTACCTTCCTGTGCTATCATGGTGAAAGCTATTGAGATGAAATTGGAAGAAGGCCTCGCACCGAAGGTATGCTGTCCCACCAAGATACCTGTACTTTACCATAGCAAAAGATTTAATATCAATACCCCTAGTGCCATATAAAAATCGGTCGAAAAACCGTAAAAAATAGCGAAATAAGCGAATTGTCAATAGGGTATATCCTCTTAGAAAGTTGGGCTGTTAATAAAGCTTGGGCATCCCTAACCCACATTTGCAACGCGGGTTGTTAAATCATAGCATTTGCAATGCGGCTTAAGAATAAATAATGGCGTTAAAACCTCAGGAATTATATGGACTAATACCTTACTTGTATCAAATATTTCATTCCAAATCCAAAGCTCTTTGCATTCCTTGCTCGCAAAGGTCAAAGATGCTAGATATCCTCTTGTTAATTACCAAGATTTGTTCCTCAGAAGGACAGAAGTTCGGATTGTAGCGGGATTTGCAGTAAGCGTCATCCAGTAGTTTGAGCAAGGCCTTTTCTTGATCATTGTCTTGAGGAAAAATGCTGGATAGCTCGGGAATGAACTTCTGACAATCCTTCAATAAAAGCCTGATCTCATGACATTTCCTCTCCCTGTTTTGCCAGGCCAGAATTACTCCCCTTAAGAGCAGCTCCCCGGCTTGGTGTAAAAAATACAAACTCAATGCTTCGGCTTTCTTCGCTTCGGCCTGCATAGCAAAACCCATAAACTCTCTAGCCTTTTTCCAATGACTATGGAATACTTTTTTGGCCCGTTTTTTAGCCTCAGCTAATTGTAGTGCATCCACTTCGGGGAAAGGATTGGCCCCTTCTTTTTGGTAGATGAGGTGAAAGTCTTGAAAGTGAAGTAGAAAGAAAAGGTCTCCGGCTTCCTGCTCCTTCCATAAGGTCCGCTTGGTCGTCAGGTGAATGTTTACTTCTTGCTTTCCTAAAGCCAAAAAGTGCATTAATGGCTTGATCTCTTCAAAAGAGCGGTAATCATTGCTTGACAGTACCACATAGACTTCTTTCAATTTATTGGGCTTATCTTCAAGCAAGGAGGGCTGTTGAATCAAATAGATCATTTCGGGTCGCACCAGGATTTCCAAAGCACGGACCAATTCTTTAAAATAAGTCTCCCCATTGATATGATCTTTTTTTGCCGATGTCTCGGTAGGTTTTAGGCTATTGGTGATAGCAAGGGACTCAAGCAGCCTGCTTAGCTGTTCATAAAAGAATACGCCGTCCAATAATTCTGCTCCGCCTTTCACTTCTTCAGCATACATGAGCCATCCTTTGTGCATTTCCCATAGGCGATCATGGATTTCTCTTTGGTCAAAT is from Echinicola marina and encodes:
- a CDS encoding HEPN domain-containing protein; the protein is MKKHKTTKTEFFSQFDQREIHDRLWEMHKGWLMYAEEVKGGAELLDGVFFYEQLSRLLESLAITNSLKPTETSAKKDHINGETYFKELVRALEILVRPEMIYLIQQPSLLEDKPNKLKEVYVVLSSNDYRSFEEIKPLMHFLALGKQEVNIHLTTKRTLWKEQEAGDLFFLLHFQDFHLIYQKEGANPFPEVDALQLAEAKKRAKKVFHSHWKKAREFMGFAMQAEAKKAEALSLYFLHQAGELLLRGVILAWQNRERKCHEIRLLLKDCQKFIPELSSIFPQDNDQEKALLKLLDDAYCKSRYNPNFCPSEEQILVINKRISSIFDLCEQGMQRALDLE
- a CDS encoding IS1595 family transposase, encoding MNLIEFTGHFPDEESCEQYIKKYREKSGIRCKNSEKITRHYWFANGRFFECSSCRRRSSLKSGTVMENSKLPLRIWLLAMLFMSATKKGFSCLELQRQLGLSRYETTFRLMHRIRSAMGQRDELYILSDMIEYDECYMETVQENQILGQLKRGKGSQKQTAVAVAAESVPLEDLDSGQKTKRCGYFKMRVMDKVDCESVNAFIRANTVGDVVLFTDKNTAYSKIEEVVATHLAVPSGKESVNDTLKWVHKAISNLKRTLLGVYHMITYKYLQNYLNEFVYRLNRRYFGKGLFERLVIAGTYPYVQ